The Cloeon dipterum chromosome X, ieCloDipt1.1, whole genome shotgun sequence genome includes a window with the following:
- the LOC135946804 gene encoding serine-rich adhesin for platelets-like isoform X3, translating to MFSFASKMLNNLIGTEEEQQQQQQQQQQQQQGGMFGGPMGSQQQPMGQRMMGPGGGMGGPRPQGMPMMGGPRGPPRPMGQPMGQSMGQPMGQPMGQRTMGPMGPMGPRGPQMGPPRMNGPPGPGQRMMGPPRPQMGRGGMGMGPQTGHQGPQQQQQQQQFDPMMQQQQMRPPMMQQQPMAAPPAPAAGEDVPAVDLSHLSAEERAMIESVMAKAKEMDKPEPSPTHSPQQQQIQQHQQQQQQQQQQQQQRLQQQQQQQQQQQQQQQQQRMQHQQQNQNMLPQQNQQQQQQQMQQKMQQEQQRLQQENQRLDQQRIQQQQEQRFQHQQQKQQQEQQQMLQQEQQQQQQHEQQQRHAELMNQQLKKDMDYHDTHLSRPAFQQAQQRQGWEESSSSSSSSAAAAASQQQKSQLPALSSATTSNATTTVTTTTARGSLEDRLEREYLLRSTPAASSSTSTPDPPLSSFTSTISTLTAAATAASTSFSTPSFLLSSTTDALPSNSTTTSTISKSSTSSMTSAPPVFKPISWKPSVSPPPTPPSPTKTPKYTFSSSSSSVKNSIFANESDLTKFEDPVKYNSWRASRLIEETKNLLSSQQEEREALTKSLASTATTTLATVTTTTATFASYTDSVTSVTSVKADCSSSSSEPAVTLEVAAQSPPSSAAPTTLPPILDHSPGEVYTIPEEEEEITSPIGSDGVTSLRHRGDATMGLTRSNYMDITGRPAASRDESFVGDTGLLSGSPYRLGQSGSPKSMMEFGLGSSRLRGMQKDSSIDIGSSKGPDGITNPLLSDPLKNLKGSFLHRNQQQMQQEQQETIQNQLQLLQDKQQHQQQEAMMLNQQQQDILAMSTALSNSLTQQQQQINSQFGSPLQTTQPSLQSGVSGLTNSLQQMSLNQQQQQQQNNMQSMQQGSMLNSGLQQGTQMQNQQLQNNQIQNSGLQSGLQSGLQSNLQSGLQSNLQSGLQSNLQSGLQSNLQSSLQNSLQSGLQNTLQNSLQSGLQQSSGYQSPSLQSTLQSAMQNSGLQSNMQNSGLQSGMQNSGHQSAMQQNMQTGMQSNMQNSLQGGLQSMQNSLQTGLQGTNLSDMQYNQQNSMLQPNSLYNQQQSNQYGQQNMLGQQQQQQQPFQSSNNMDLGLQNQYQQQNQQDMLMAQQLGQNNYQQQMGQGGFQMNNQQQMMGQNMQFQQNKRGLKLMDFMDGDSAHKQHQQQQQQHQQQQQQGHDGKTGTISGMLADFSRALGLGSTSPRPSPSEDKSMMLGQHGMLPHSLSQHQQHQQLPMSSASYSVVSQPQVSYGQPHMHSTSASAASQLLSSQPTSSAYQNQLASSTIAGLPVTVLQGTPQTTLVLTSCQHLTPQQQQMYQQQMQLQHQAQHLKKIRRSLPHSETSQLQQMRAKVMGRKDANSLGQPIMSSSLAGVTSSILHSDPLAFMLTGSRGTRDAGDSSDTLSETDSQKSLRLRRKLPPTPLDPLESARLNSTKKRERSKSQPLQDRFRSYSPLRHSMERTTTNFSTGLSGMGRPSASETNLRSLTMGHDLDNRPGSALGLLGVSSVVSSTGLRSATGLGSADLTTTTSAMPSLYASSRTSSSLADIASVLPPNLRHLLGPSAGGSSYASDAAKYSSNKLPTYLQSLKEQLREEIKSATADRRRYLSEKEARLRWEREKFVASMDPLKRFEMEKKLSSPMLSSSVRNKIMRGGLIGQRRQLSDPKIYPMYSSISKDGDLESKYERDYLGGLSSLRPAYRSYELESLDDPLRRAEWGDPSQSYLATSYAAAGGALRETAINSVLDEDDLWNQYLTNSRWSSQAVRRSSADGESGTWRNTIDDSWRGRGMSAPPSRSRKSRSWHPSPYGSDEEDDREHKKHKIKVEIARRRQQIEENARLHEELLRLARLRESAELGFTPSTEWGGGAYDGTSVLRSVDQVLRDEALGLYGARPQPGTEEDRSIERIASTFRTDDYTTNIYERLSDFSPLSESVTEFSTPTAMPLLPDMPTRSRKLLEDLGSSPITESVLSMPQKGKPRYAETKQHHRGSDEQRRSYPDNYGTLGGSSRKPLKSSQSHDGGGGGGGGGGTYRPSGGSPSVQQQRTSSGEGAKQPKKSQASDLQHPQKKYNFPVKHLFLTRDPEDRTVGGNGLGMKVTGGKEIPNSGGQLGAFVTKIYPRGVVETFGDIDENDQILEWNGISLTDKTFEEVQSILSQSVGDIELVIRSHNDLVPKHVAASGPVHRYPDVVLSNHEPCSNSSSYDNLSSTSM from the exons CGGCCCCTCCGGCCCCTGCGGCTGGTGAGGATGTGCCTGCGGTCGACCTGAGCCACTTAAGCGCCGAAGAGCGCGCCATGATTGAGAGCGTCATGGCCAAAGCCAAGGAAATGGACAAACCCGAACCTTCTCCTACACACAGTCCGCAACAGCAACAAATACAACAACatcagcaacaacaacaacaacaacaacagcagcagcagcaacgcttgcagcagcagcagcaacaacaacagcagcagcagcagcagcagcagcagcagagaatgcagcatcagcagcaaaatcaaaatatgttaCCCCAACAGaaccaacagcagcagcagcagcagatgcaACAGAAAATGCAGCAGGAGCAACAACGTCTGCAGCAGGAAAATCAGCGTCTGGACCAGCAACGTATTCAACAACAGCAAGAACAACGATTTCAGCATCaacagcagaagcagcaacaagagcagcagcaaatgCTGCAGCAggaacaacaacagcagcagcaacatgagcagcagcagaggcaTGCCGAACTGATGAACCAGCAGCTAAAAAA GGACATGGATTACCACGACACACACCTGTCCAGGCCGGCCTTTCAGCAAGCGCAGCAGAGACAA GGCTGGGAAGAGTCGTCGTCATCATCGAGTagcagcgccgccgccgccgcgtctcAGCAGCAAAAAAGTCAGCTGCCAGCTTTAAGCAGCGCGACGACGAGCAATGCAACGACCACGGTGACCACGACGACGGCCCGAGGCTCCCTGGAGGACCGCCTTGAGCGTGAGTATCTATTGAGGTCGACTCCGGCCGCTTCTTCTTCTACTTCTACTCCCGATCCTCCGCTCTCCTCCTTCACTTCTACGATCAGCACCCTCACCGCCGCTGCAACTGCAGCAAGCACCAGCTTTTCAACTCCGTCGTTCCTGTTGTCGTCAACGACTGATGCACTGCCAAGCAATTCGACGACGACCAGCACAATCAGCAAAAGCAGCACTAGCTCGATGACCTCCGCCCCGCCGGTGTTCAAGCCGATCTCGTGGAAGCCGTCGGTGTCtccgccgccgacgccaccCTCGCCGACCAAAACGCCCAAGTACACGTTTAGCAGTAGCAGCAGTAGTGTGAAGAACAGCATTTTCGCAAACGAGTCGGACCTGACAAAGTTCGAGGACCCGGTCAAGTACAACTCTTGGCGCGCCAGCAGGCTCATCGAGGAGACAAAGAATCTGCTCAGCAGTCAGCAGGAGGAGCGAGAGGCGTTGACCAAGTCTCTGGCATCTACAGCGACGACGACGCTTGCGACCGTGACCACGACGACGGCGACTTTCGCGTCTTACACGGACTCAGTGACTAGTGTGACTAGTGTTAAGGCTGATTGCAGCAGCAGTAGTTCTGAACCGGCGGTCACGTTGGAGGTGGCGGCGCAGTCGCCACCGAGCAGCGCGGCGCCCACTACTCTGCCGCCAATCCTGGACCACAGTCCAGGAGAAGTGTACACAATTCCCGAGGAAGAAGAAGAGATCACGAGCCCAATTGGCAGCGACGGCGTGACCAGTCTTAGGCACCGAGGAG ATGCAACTATGGGACTTACAAGAAGCAATTACATGGACATcactggccggccggccgcttcCAGAGACGAGTCTTTTGTCGGTGATACAGGGCTATTATCTGGAAGCCCTTACAG GTTGGGCCAAAGTGGTAGTCCAAAATCGATGATGGAATTTGGTCTTGGTTCCAGCCGGTTACGCGGCATGCag aaggACAGTAGCATAGATATTGGTAGCAGTAAAGGTCCAGATGGCATAACGAACCCTCTTTTGAGCGATCCACTGAAAAACTTGAAAGGCAGCTTTTTGCACCGCAACCAGCAGCAAATGCAGCAGGAGCAACAGGAAACAATACAAAATCAGTTGCAACTGCTGCAAGATAAGCAACAGCACCAGCAACAAGAAGCAATGATGCtcaaccagcagcagcaggacaTTCTGGCGATGAGCACTGCGCTGTCCAATTCGCtcacccagcagcagcagcaaattaaCAGCCAGTTTGGAAGCCCCCTGCAAACTACACAGCCTAGTTTGCAGTCTGGAGTGAGTGGGCTCACCAACAGCTTGCAGCAGATGAGTCTTaaccaacagcagcagcaacagcaaaataatatgcaaagtATGCAGCAAGGCTCAATGCTCAATAGCGGACTTCAGCAGGGGACGCAAATGCAGAACCAACAGttgcaaaataatcaaatccaAAACTCTGGACTCCAAAGTGGACTTCAGTCTGGGCTTCAAAGCAATTTACAAAGTGGACTTCAAAGCAATCTTCAGAGTGGACTTCAAAGCAATTTGCAGAGTGGACTTCAAAGCAATTTGCAGAGCAGTCTTCAAAACAGTTTACAGAGTGGTCTTCAAAACACCCTGCAAAATAGTCTTCAATCAGGACTGCAACAGAGCAGCGGATACCAGAGCCCCAGCCTGCAAAGTACTTTGCAGTCTGCAATGCAAAATAGCGGGCTTCAGTCCAACATGCAAAATAGCGGACTTCAGAGTGGAATGCAGAACAGTGGGCACCAGAGCGCGATGCAACAGAATATGCAGACCGGAATGCAAAGCAATATGCAAAACAGTTTGCAAGGTGGGCTGCAGAGCATGCAGAACAGCTTGCAGACTGGACTACAAGGAACGAACTTGTCTGACATGCAATACAACCAGCAGAATAGCATGCTGCAGCCAAATAGCCTGTACAACCAGCAACAGAGTAACCAGTACGGTCAACAAAACATGCTGGgacagcagcaacagcagcagcagcctttcCAGAGCTCAAACAATATGGACTTGGGCTTGCAAAACCAGTACCAGCAGCAGAACCAGCAAGACATGTTGATGGCACAGCAACTTGGTCAAAATAATTACCAGCAGCAAATGGGCCAGGGCGGCTTCCAAATGAACAACCAGCAACAGATGATGGGCCAAAACATGCAGTTCCAGCAGAACAAGCGCGGCCTCAAGCTAATGGACTTCATG GATGGCGACAGTGCACACAAACAGCaccaacaacagcagcagcagcaccaacagcaacagcagcaaggTCACGATGGAAAGACTGGTACCATTTCAGGCATGCTGGCTGATTTCAGTCGGGCATTAG GTTTGGGCAGCACTTCGCCTCGCCCATCTCCTTCGGAGGACAAGTCGATGATGCTGGGTCAGCATGGCATGCTTCCGCACTCGCTGTCCCAGCATCAGCAGCACCAGCAACTGCCGATGAGCAGCGCCAGTTACTCAGTGGTGTCCCAGCCGCAGGTCAGCTACGGCCAGCCGCATATGCACTCGACGTCTGCCTCGGCCGCCAGCCAGCTGCTCTCATCGCAGCCCACATCCTCGGCTTATCAGAACCAATTAGCATCCTCCACCATCGCTGGACTACCGGTCACCGTGCTCCAGGGCACTCCGCAGACCACCCTGGTGCTCACCTCCTGCCAGCACCTcacgccgcagcagcagcagatgtACCAGCAACAGATGCAGCTGCAGCACCAAGCGCAGCATCTCAAGAAGATCAGGAGAAGCTTGCCACACTCGGAAACTTCACAGCTGCAGCAAATGAGAGCCAAAGTG ATGGGACGCAAAGACGCCAACTCGTTGGGTCAGCCAATAATGAGCTCCAGTCTGGCTGGTGTCACTTCCTCCATTTTGCACTCAGACC CATTGGCTTTCATGTTGACGGGATCTCGAGGTACTCGCGACGCCGGCGACTCATCGGACACTCTTAGCGAGACAGACTCGCAGAAGTCGCTAAGACTTCGACGGAAGTTACCGCCAACACCTCTGGACCCACTGGAAAGCGCCAGGCTCAATTCAACCAAAAAACGGGAGCGCAGCAAGTCTCAGCCCTTGCAAGACAGGTTCAG ATCGTACTCACCTTTGCGACACTCCATGGAACGAACGACGACCAACTTTTCGACTGGGCTGTCTGGCATGGGCCGGCCAAGTGCCAGTGAGACCAATTTAAGAAGTCTCACAATGGGCCATGACCTGGACAATCGTCCTGGGTCAGCCCTTGGTCTCCTTGGAG TCTCGAGTGTGGTGTCGAGCACAGGTCTGCGGAGTGCCACTGGGCTCGGCTCGGCCGACCTGACAACAACCACGTCGGCTATGCCGTCGCTTTACGCGTCGTCGCGCACCTCGTCCAGTCTGGCGGATATTGCGTCTGTCTTGCCACCCAATTTGCGCCATTTGCTTGGCCCCTCGGCGGGTGGTTCATCGTACGCCTCGGATGCCGCCAAGTACAGCAGCAATAAG TTGCCCACGTACTTGCAGAGTCTGAAGGAGCAGCTACGCGAGGAGATCAAGTCGGCGACAGCCGACCGGCGACGCTACCTCTCGGAAAAAGAGGCCCGCCTCCGTTGGGAGCGGGAGAAGTTCGTCGCCTCCATGGACCCGCTGAAAAG ATTTGAAATGGAGAAAAAACTAAGTTCTCCAATGTTATCAAGCAGTgtacgaaataaaataatgcgcgGCGGTCTCATCGGACAGCGCAGACAACTCTCCGACCCAAAAATTTATCCCATGTACTCGTCCATCTCCAAAGACGGCGATCTTGAAAGCAAATACGAGAGG GACTACCTGGGCGGACTGTCGTCGCTGCGTCCGGCGTACCGATCGTACGAGCTCGAGTCGCTGGACGACCCGCTGCGGCGGGCCGAGTGGGGCGACCCCTCGCAGTCGTACCTGGCTACGTCGTACGCGGCCGCCGGCGGTGCCCTCCGCGAGACAGCCATCAACAGCGTACTCGACGAGGACGACCTGTGGAACCAATACCTCACCAACAGCAG GTGGTCCAGCCAGGCGGTGCGCCGCTCTAGCGCCGACGGCGAGTCCGGCACGTGGCGCAACACCATCGATGACTCGTGGCGGGGGCGCGGCATGTCGGCGCCGCCGTCGCGCTCGCGCAAGTCGCGCTCGTGGCACCCGTCGCCCTACGGTAGCGACGAGGAAGATGACCGTGAGCATAAGAAGCACAAGATCAAG GTGGAGATCGCACGAAGGCGGCAGCAGATCGAGGAGAACGCGCGTCTGCACGAGGAGCTGTTGCGGTTGGCGCGGCTACGCGAGTCAGCTGAGTTGGGCTTCACGCCGAGCACCGAGTGGGGCGGCGGCGCGTACGACGGCACCAGCGTGCTGCGCTCGGTGGACCAGGTGCTGCGGGACGAGGCCCTTGGGCTTTACGGGGCGCGGCCGCAGCCCGGCACCGAGGAGGACCGCAGCATCGAGCGCATCGCCAGCACGTTCCGCACCGACGACTACACGACCAACATCTACGAACGCTTGTCTGACTTTTCGCCGCTGTCCGAGAGCGTGACCGAGTTCAGTACGCCGACCGCCATGCCGCTGCTGCCCGACATGCCGACGCGCTCGCGAAAACTGCTCGAGGACCTGGGCAGCTCGCCCATAACCGAGTCGGTGCTGTCGATGCCCCAAAAAG GCAAGCCGCGGTACGCGGAAACGAAGCAACACCACCGCGGATCCGACGAGCAGCGCCGCTCCTACCCTGACAACTACGGCACCCTGGGCGGCAGCTCGCGCAAGCCCCTCAAGAGCAGTCAGAGCCAcgacgggggcggcggcggcggtggaggcggcggcacCTACCGGCCGAGCGGTGGCAGCCCCTCCGTGCAACAGCAGAGGACGTCGAGCGGCGAAGGCGCAAAACAGCCAAAGAAATCGCAA GCATCCGATCTACAGCACCCACAGAAGAAATACAACTTTCCTGTGAAACACCTTTTCCTAACACGTGATCCCGAGGACAGAACTGTTGGTG GCAATGGGCTTGGCATGAAAGTTACTGGTGGCAAAGAAATTCCCAACTCGGGTGGTCAACTAGGGGCGTTTGTTACTAAAATTTACCCGAGGGGTGTTGTGGAAACTTTCGGCGACATTGATGAAA ATGACCAAATTTTGGAGTGGAATGGGATCAGCCTTACAGACAAGACTTTTGAAGAGGTTCAGTCCATCCTGTCGCAATCTGTTGGAGACATCGAGCTTGTAATTAGAAG TCACAATGATCTAGTGCCAAAGCACGTTGCGGCCTCTGGTCCTGTCCATCGGTATCCAGACGTGGTGCTGAGCAACCATGAGCCCTGCAGCAATTCCTCGTCCTATGACAACTTATCCAGTACAAGCATGTAA